Genomic DNA from Nitrospirota bacterium:
GCGAGGGCAAAACGATCATAGCGGCACTCAACAAATTACGGACGAAGCCGGACATTATTATCGTCGACGGCCAGGGCATTGCCCATCCGCGGGGCATCGGGAGCGCCTCTCATCTGGGCGTGCTGCTCAACAAGCCGACGATCGGGTGCGCGAAGACACGGCTCGTGGGTGAGTACAGGCAACCTGGCAAACGTAAAGGAAACTGGTCAGAGCTGATTTATGAAGGGAATAAAATGGGAGCGGTTTTGAGGACCAGGGACATTGTCAGGCCTTTGTTCGTCTCGCCGGGACATGGAATAGACCTTGAAGGTGCCATCAGGATCACGCTCGGGTGCGTCGGCATATACCGGATACCC
This window encodes:
- a CDS encoding endonuclease V; its protein translation is MVIKWPDTIAEARELQERHRPRVRIVPLKKDPEFVAGADAAFSEDRVFAAACLYSYPDLALIERSTATEASTFPYVPGYLLFREGKTIIAALNKLRTKPDIIIVDGQGIAHPRGIGSASHLGVLLNKPTIGCAKTRLVGEYRQPGKRKGNWSELIYEGNKMGAVLRTRDIVRPLFVSPGHGIDLEGAIRITLGCVGIYRIPEPLRCADRLSRIMKAHN